A genomic window from Struthio camelus isolate bStrCam1 chromosome 2, bStrCam1.hap1, whole genome shotgun sequence includes:
- the NDUFS6 gene encoding NADH dehydrogenase [ubiquinone] iron-sulfur protein 6, mitochondrial, which translates to MAAPWATFRRLPPLSRAVLPPPPRLAVAAAAAASARPYGVRASGTGELVTHTGQVYEEGDYRRIRFVGRQKEVNRNFAIDLIAEQPVSEVESRVISCDGGGGALGHPKVYINLDKDTKTGTCGYCGLQFKQKHH; encoded by the exons ATGGCGGCGCCCTGGGCGACCTTCCGCCGCTTGCCGCCGTTGAGCCGCgcggtgctgccgccgccgccgcgtctggcagtggccgccgccgccgccgcctccgctcgGCCTTACGGCGTGCGGGCGTCCGGTACGGGCGAGCTGGTGACGCACACGGGGCAG gtaTACGAAGAAGGCGATTACAGAAGAATTAGATTTGTTGGACGACAAAAGGAG gTGAACaggaattttgccattgatttaATAGCAGAGCAGCCTGTGAGTGAAGTTGAAAGCAGAGTGATATCATGCGATGGTGGTGGTGGAGCTTTGGGACATCCTAAAGTATACATAAACTTG GACAAGGATACAAAAACCGGAACGTGTGGCTACTGTGGACTTCAGTTTAAACAGAAACATCACTGA